Below is a genomic region from Dehalococcoides mccartyi.
GCCAGCGCCTGTATTGATGCCAACTGGACTTCTATATCGGGGTCTTCAATCAAAGAAACCAATTTAGGGATGAAACTCTCCAGTCCAAGTTCTCCGGCGGCAACTGCCGCTTCATAACGAAGGTCGTTATTATCATTATTCAGTTCAGATGTTATTACAGACTCCCACTGGTCACTGGCATTTTGTCCCATGGCATAGACCGCACCTATTTTGAGCAGGTGTTCAGGGTTGTTATAGGCTTGGGAAATTGCCATAATTACTTGCGGTTGTCCGAAAGGGGATACTGATTCCAGTGCCCTGCGTCTTAGTTCCACCGGCAGTTCGGTATCTCTGAAAATAGTTAGCAAACTGGTTTGCAGTGTTTGACTGGTTTTTTCTGGCAGCTGGCCGAATTCACCCATAAGGCTGTAGCGCCCCAGAGAGGCTGTTGCGGCTATGCGGACTTCCATAGACGGGTCTTCGTTTGATAAAGACAGCAAATGGTCAATCAGTGAAGGGCGGTTGCATTCCCAAAGGCCGTCGATTGATTTTGCACGCACTTCTGCATTCGGGTCATGCATAGTTCGGATAAAGATGCTTTCAAAATCCAGAGAAACATCATCTTCGGCCAGTTCACCCAAACGGC
It encodes:
- a CDS encoding HEAT repeat domain-containing protein, with amino-acid sequence MSQNNTEITELFERLTDENTSLKHTDLALLSDLNNQEVAAFKDFWIRMSPERRLDIVSRLGELAEDDVSLDFESIFIRTMHDPNAEVRAKSIDGLWECNRPSLIDHLLSLSNEDPSMEVRIAATASLGRYSLMGEFGQLPEKTSQTLQTSLLTIFRDTELPVELRRRALESVSPFGQPQVIMAISQAYNNPEHLLKIGAVYAMGQNASDQWESVITSELNNDNNDLRYEAAVAAGELGLESFIPKLVSLIEDPDIEVQLASIQALAKIGGKDAKKGLTENLESTSSQAVRDMITTALADIEADESAAGMPAISPEE